The Williamsia sp. DF01-3 genome has a window encoding:
- a CDS encoding universal stress protein yields MADKMLSHFYRGQFVAHTTTRQDGPIVLGCNGSEASIRAITAASRLAGGPADVILVCAIRAPSPPPRPTRLHDALKAEAYLLTDRATVDEVLRRSTEVALVAGLRPLAALYLHGDPVRVLLSTAERYQSPTIIAGMSGQSPSRLVRRLARRLPSDVALIATDGTTHLRSRRVSTTRMRNQAKAWRAVHRPASA; encoded by the coding sequence ATGGCCGACAAGATGCTGTCCCACTTCTATCGAGGCCAGTTCGTGGCCCACACGACAACCCGCCAGGACGGACCAATTGTTCTCGGCTGCAACGGTTCAGAGGCATCGATTCGAGCAATCACAGCAGCAAGCCGATTGGCGGGTGGGCCCGCGGACGTCATTCTCGTGTGCGCGATCAGAGCGCCCTCCCCACCGCCGCGCCCGACCCGACTGCACGACGCTTTAAAGGCGGAGGCATACCTGCTCACCGACCGGGCAACTGTCGATGAAGTCCTGCGCCGAAGTACTGAGGTGGCACTTGTAGCCGGTCTGCGGCCCCTCGCCGCGCTCTACCTCCACGGCGATCCCGTCCGCGTGCTGCTCAGCACCGCCGAGCGGTATCAAAGTCCGACCATCATCGCCGGTATGTCCGGGCAGAGTCCGAGCCGATTGGTACGTCGTCTGGCTCGACGACTACCCAGCGACGTTGCACTCATCGCCACTGACGGAACTACACATCTGCGAAGCCGGCGGGTGTCAACCACACGTATGCGCAACCAGGCGAAGGCATGGCGTGCAGTGCACAGGCCTGCGAGCGCGTGA